The genomic region tcccttccttttttggggaatgtaaaagaaaaaatgaaatagttCTTTTATATGATTCAATAGAAAGGATGGATTGACAGGTTTGTACAAAATTGTTTCCTATATCAATAGTTAACTCCTCCAAAACCATTCCTGATACAGTTGCGAGTGTTCACATTTGCTCACGTATAACCCTGGAAGCAGGAAATCCACAAGtgtttatttttgacatctaagGTAACAAGTCAGTTTTACAATGAAGTTGGCATCATAGACTTCTACAAAAgtacttttttaaatttatggtgtggttttttttctttcagtccttTAAGCTCCTAGGATTTCTTGACGTTAAAAGTGTCCCGTGTGCACGAGAATCAGTGCTCTATGGCTCCCTGGGTTCTTTAGTTGTGGGTCTTGGACATTTTTTAGCAACTAGTAAGTACTTATTCCTTCTgggttttatatatttatttgcaaggaaaaattaattcctgtttGCTCTTAGTTTTTATTAATAATGGGAACTCATCCAAGGTTTTGTCTCTAATTTTTTggaggatttttgtttttctttcaggtagAGTTAGAAGATCTTGTGACTTTGCAGTTGGCGGCTTTATTTGTACGATGTTAGGATACTGGTATGTAAAACTCTTCTTGAATTTTGACAGATACGTTGGCTGCTTTGTACAGCCAACAACAGTGacctttgacactgtttttgAAACTCCATAAAAAACTTTCATAGCGAAGtgtcttcttccttctccccaaaatattttttttctataggaGAAGAGTTCCATGCCTTTGAATTTTTatggtaatattttttaaaaaaaacctgctattGGCTCTTGAATCCTAAGAGATCAAACCACCCAGTTATTTCCATCTTTcttaattccttctttttcccttcacatATGCCGTCCTTCTGTCCTAATTATAATGGCAGCATAGTAAATGGTCATGAAATTAAGATCCAAATTATAGAAATTAGCATTTTCTATTGGACTGGTTTATCCTGCTCCTCAGTGGCTGCATAATGTTTGCCTTAAAGAAATAGCAGTTTCcctaatattttcattatgcaTCATTTCATAATGAATTTTGCTAGCATTATTATATGTGGTTTCAACTTTTTAACTCGCTGAATAACTCTTGATTTGATACTGTCAGTCATAAAGCAGGgaatcatgttttcttttcatcctcTCCTCTAGGTTTTACTGCAGGTACAACTTGGCCCAACACAGGATCCAGCAAAGAATGCTTAAAGAAGGaatgagaaacaaaattttatttgaaggCAGTTCCCTTGacccagaaagaaaacaaactggcAATGAAAGAAGCGATTCATAGTCTGCTATACAGGAATCTGTGGTCTAATAGAGTTTTGGGAGAAGGTGGTCCAAAAATGGCAGTCTTCCCTGTAAATGTGCCTAAAACTGATAAATCATGCTGGTTTTCCTAGCAAATCTGAGCAAGAAAGTCATAGTGAATCTGTTAAGTCAGTATACaggcctttctttttttcatacttgTACGGATGTGTATGACTATGTACACAGTTGGGAACGACCTCCTGTTGAACACCTGGGAACTGACATGTTCTGATACAGGGTCTCAGGATTAATGACAGTGTTTTGGGGCTGCTTTAACTTCCGTCATAAACAGAATGGTTTGTTTTACCAAACTTGTAATTACATCTCatttaaatacaggaaaatattttcatcagctGCTCTCTGCGTAAATTTATCCGTCCGTGCTACTGTTAATTGTGGTGTTTGTAAAACAGGAATATTTAAGCAGTAAGTGAAGGCTTTGCTGGTGCGAAGTGGGTGGTATCAGTAGCCTTTGTTAGATTTCAGCTGCAGGATAACTTCAGATAACTTATATACACTGTGAATTTGAgggttttccatttttgttctgCCTGTGTGAAACTAAGAATAAAATCGCACTTCAGAAGCAGTCCAAGCTATGTAAGCAATACTCTTTCTTGATTAAGAATCTTGCTGTTCTATTTAAGATGCTTCCTTACAATTGGTGGAATAATAATTTACATTATTTGTAAGTAGCAATGGTCAGTAGGGTTggttagttttctttttttaagaaaaggcgTGTCCTACTTGTCTGTTTCACTGTACATTTTCAGTTGAAAGAAATACCACTATATAATTTCAAGGAAACCATCTTATTTGGGAAGATGTTAGATCTAATTATGTATTGGTAAAAAGCTGAGTGATGGCATAATATTCCTTGCTTGCTTCTGTCCACACCAGTGACACAATGTAGTTACTTTTTTTACAAAATGATTTATCATATATTAGGCTGTAAGCACTTTTTGGTGTAAAGGCAAAAATAGTCCTTTCCCTCCACCCTGTACATGGTCTGAGAGAGAGTTTGCAATCTGTTGTTAACTCAAGTAGGTGTGGGAGGTTTGGGAGTCTGGATGTAAACAGCAGCATTGCTCTACTTACTTCATTTGGAACTATACATGAAAGCACGAAACAAACATGCTATTTACACTAAGATAATTAAACTTTTACACTCTGTGGATTAGCCTcttacaagaagaaaacaaacctatatactcttttccctttttttccctctattcCTCCTGTTTCTTCTGGGGGAAACAATAAAGGTAAATTTTATGGAGGACATTCAGTTCAATAGTTCTACGTAAAAAGTCTCCAGAAAACATGAGTTAGCGCAATGAAAAACTTTGTCCTCACTGCAAAATCCAAACTCAGAAGTTAACTGGTAGCTGACTCTAATTCAGAAAAGAATGTTTCCCCTGGTTCTGTGCTGAGGGGGGAGGCTCCTTCCCTTCGGATGGGGTAGGTGGTGGTGTCTCGTAAAGCCCCTGGCGCGGCAGTGGGAAACCGAGCGGGCCGTGAGCAAGGACTTAGCAAGCTCCTATTTTAGTACATGGTTGAGTTCTTTCCTATCTGACCTACGAAAAGGAACTGCAGCCTAAGCAGGGGGTCTTTGGGCTGCGAGGTCATAGTTCAGCTGGAGAGTTAGGGAACAAAAGCAGGGAGATGAAAATTTACCCTTTGGAGAGAATGCTGTTTTGTACTGATGGGAAAGAAGTTAGCCTGTGCGTAATGGCGTCCTTCAGAATGCACAAGTACTATGACTACGGtgagaaaaaacccagaatcaTCATGATACTGTGTAAATCAAAAAATGTGGGGGAAACTGCAGCATTAGATCCTCTCTGGTGTTAATCGGTGTTGATTTAAGCTACTGCATTTAAGGACATTTAGCTCAATAGCTGCTTAACTACAGTATTGGCAATTCTGGCCAATAACTATGACATTCTAGATGCATCTGCTTTGTGTAGATAACTGATCTAATACTTCTGCCTCACTGTGCAAAATGTGAAATGAGTATGCCAGATGTTAACAGAAAAATAGGGAACAAGGCAATACGCAGGCAGGCTGGCCTGCATGCTTGAGCTTCATCGTCTCATAAAAGTTGAGGTGGAATTGAGCTAACCAAAAGTCAGAGCCTGTGCTGAAGGGGGCGGGGGAATAAGGCAAGGAAGCCGTGATCAGGACTCTTTGGcatgatgggggggggggcggcctgCAATAGCAGAGGGAAGAATGCTCATGGTTAAATAGGCAAGGAAAAAAGCCTGACATTATGGAGTGCTGGCTCCGGCGCCAGCTATGGGAGGTGGATTGAAGATGGCCAATGGGTTACAAACCCCTGTTGAAAGGGCGAGGGACAGGATGGAATCTCAAAGCTATTAGTTGTCATAAATTAGGATACAGtcactagaaaataaaaattgtagcAACTTAATAGGAGtaattttaacatttgaaaataatttcctaacttttttttaattagtgaGCTGTA from Phalacrocorax carbo chromosome 3, bPhaCar2.1, whole genome shotgun sequence harbors:
- the LOC104053732 gene encoding cytochrome c oxidase assembly protein COX20, mitochondrial; this translates as MADEGDSEPRKSFKLLGFLDVKSVPCARESVLYGSLGSLVVGLGHFLATSRVRRSCDFAVGGFICTMLGYWFYCRYNLAQHRIQQRMLKEGMRNKILFEGSSLDPERKQTGNERSDS